Proteins from a genomic interval of Labrus mixtus chromosome 24, fLabMix1.1, whole genome shotgun sequence:
- the LOC132959884 gene encoding signal transducer and activator of transcription 1-like, producing the protein MSLPVVVISNVCQLPSGWASILWYNMLTSEPRNLKFFLSPPQAKWSQLSEVLSWQFSSVTKRGLNQEQLNMLADKLLGAKAKRNPEGQIPWTKFCKSANEKAYSFWLWIEGILDVIKRHLLSLWNDGSIMGFISKEREKALLSDKCPGTFLLRFSESSREGAITFTWIEYDLCNKPLFHSVEPYTKKELSAVSLPDIIRTYKVMAAENIPENPLRFLYPNIPKDKAFGKYYPKPTETQEPMDVENNPDRSGYMKTELISVSEVHPSRLQDNMLPMSPDDYRALSQLVGPRDIDAVTNNLLGFEELDVQVEAASVCCSTLNFLCVVVLTSLLHLTYREINMNQNVAALKSKNLNIG; encoded by the exons ATGTCCCTGCCTGTTGTTGTCATCTCTAACGTCTGTCAGCTGCCCAGCGGCTGGGCCTCCATCCTCTGGTACAACATGCTGACCTCCGAGCCCAGG aATCTGAAGTTCTTCCTCAGCCCTCCGCAGGCCAAGTGGTCTCAGCTGTCCGAGGTCCTCAGCTGGCAGTTCTCCTCCGTCACCAAGCGAGGCCTGAACCAGGAGCAGCTCAACATGCTGGCTGACAAACTGCTCG gAGCCAAAGCAAAGAGAAACCCAGAGGGACAAATCCCCTGGACCAAGTTCTGCAAG AGTGCGAACGAGAAAGCGTATTCCTTCTGGTTGTGGATCGAAGGAATCCTGGATGTGATTAAAAGACACCTGCTTTCCCTTTGGAACGACGG ctccatCATGGGCTTCATCagtaaggagagggagaaggctCTGCTCAGTGATAAGTGTCCCGGGACCTTCCTGCTCAGGttcagtgagagcagcagagagggagccATCACCTTTACCTGGATCGAATACGACCTCTGCA acaagCCGCTCTTTCACTCTGTGGAGCCGTACACGAAGAAGGAGCTGTCCGCCGTCTCTCTGCCCGACATCATCCGTACCTACAAAGTGATGGCTGCCGAGAACATCCCCGAGAACCCGCTCCGCTTCCTCTACCCCAACATCCCAAAAGACAAGGCCTTCGGGAAATACTACCCCAAACCCACAGAGA cTCAGGAGCCCATGGATGTGGAGAACAATCCAGATAGGAGCGGCTACATGAAGACAGagctcatttctgtctctgaagt ACATCCgtccagactgcaggacaaCATGTTGCCCATGTCTCCTGATGACTACAGGGCGTTGTCACAGTTAGTCGGCCCCAGAGACATTGATGCTGTG ACCAACAATCTGCTTGGATTTGAAGAGCTTGATGTTCAGGTAGAGGCAGCCTCAGTTTGTTGCTCTACACTGAATttcctttgtgttgttgtgctaACATCACTTCTACATCTaacatacagagaaataaatatgaatcaGAATGTTGCAGCCCTAAAGTCtaaaaatctaaacat TGGTTGA